One Triticum dicoccoides isolate Atlit2015 ecotype Zavitan chromosome 3B, WEW_v2.0, whole genome shotgun sequence genomic window, CGTCGGCCGTCCACAACACATGCCGTCACATCGACATCGATTGGTCCTTCTCTTTTTCAGCTACGGGGAGAGGAATTTTCCGATTAAATTTCCGCGCATCTACCGTTCAGTGTAGCCACCTGCTTGCAGCCGACCATCAATGCCGGACAATTCCGGCAGAATCTTGCACTGCACGGTGCCATTCTGTGTGTCCTCGTCGCTAGCGTAAAGGAGGAGCACTATCACCTACGAATTGATGAATTTCTCGCGCGTCGCCGGCCTGAATTTTGTCGACAGCAATCCTAGCCAGGCAAAGCGGGTAGCAGGCAAAGCAGTGATGCTGCGAgtgcgacggcgatggcgacgatCTCCCCACGATCACGATGGCGATTCGATGCAATGTACTGTACTAATAAATTTGGTTTCAGAGAAGAAAAGGAGATGATGGTGTGAGGCTGACCGTGGAGCATGGCGGAGAGGCTGCCGTTGGGGAGATAGTCGTAGACGAGGAGCTTCTCGTCCTTGGAGAAGTAGTAGGCGCGGACGGGGAGCAGGTTGCGGTGCTCCACCCTGCCCAGAGCCTCCATGTGCGCGTCGAACTCGCGCCGCGCCACCGCCACGTCCTTGAGCCGCTTCACCACCACCGTAGTCCCCTCCTCCAGCACCGCCTTGTACGACGTCCCCACGCTCCCCTTCCCCAGCACCTCCGCCGACGCGCGCAGCAGGTCCTCCAGGTCGAAGCTGTACCCCGCGCCcttccccaggaacaccagccggcTCGCCTCCCCcgtgccggcgcccgcggccaccgccgccgcggccgccgaccCGGAGGTGCCGCCTCCCATGTCGTCCTTCGACGAGGACGTCATGCCGGTGATATCGCCGGACGCCGGCGGAGCCACTCCCCTTGTTTGCCCCGTCGCCGCCGCGGATGTGCCCTTTGGTGCTCCCTCACGGGCGCCTCTCCGCCGCCGGGACCTCGCGCAGAGCACGATGGCGGCAAGCAGGAGCAGCGCGACGACCACGGCACCCACGACGATGCCGGCAATCGCCGCGCCTGAGAGCTTCCTCTTCTTGTTAGACACCGCTCCGGGCTCGTCGCTCGGGCTCATCCCGGGAGCCGGCGACGGGGACGGGAAGAAGGGGCTGCAAGGGGGCAGCGGTTTGCCGCACAGCTGGAGGTTCCCGGCGAAGGAGTCCGCCGGGAAGCGCGCGAGGGCCTGCGGAATGGAGCCGTTGAGGCTGTTGACGGAGACGTTGAAATCCTTGAGCTCCGGGTTGGCGATGCTGGGGATTTTGCCTTCGAGGCGGTTGCCTTCGAGGCGCAGAGATCGCAGAGAGGCGAGGCTGTTGAGCGCGAAGGGGATGGGGCCTGACAGATTGTTGTGGGAGAGGACGAGCCTCTGGAGGGCCGCGAGCTTGCCGACCCCAGCCGGGATGGCGCCGGAGATCATGTTGTTCTGCAGGAAGATGGCGCGGAGGCTGGAGAGGTGGAGCAGGTCGTCGGGGATGCCCCCGATGATGCGGTTGGAGCGGAGCGACAGCACCTGCAGGTTGGGAAGGCGGCCGATGGTCGCCGGCGGGATGGCGCCGACGAGGCCGACCCCCGGGAGGCGCAGCTGGACGACGGTGGACTGGGCGGCGTCGCACGTGACCCCGACCCAGGCGCATGCCGGCGTGGAGGTGTTCCAGCCGAGCCTCCGCTCGTGGGGCGTGGCGGTGAGGAACGCCAGCAGCGCCGACCGCTCGCTCGGCGGCGGCTCCGCGAAGGCGAGGCATGCGAGCGAGGCGACGGCCGCCAGCAGCACCGCGCGGGACACGGCGACGGGCATTGCGACGGACGAGCGCTGGCGCGTCTCTCtatgaggaaggcattggggaggtggagctgccttggtggcttCCTGGGGGAAATTTTGGGGCGAAGGAAGTGGGAGTGTGCGCTGCGGGGAGGGTCTTATGCGGTGGACGGGTTGGTGACTGACGGACTGGCGAGTAGTCGCATCGACGAGAGACGCACTGCCACTGGCTCGAAATGGCACACAGTGAGCGCGTCCGTGACGGCGTCGGGTACTCGGGCGTGCGCCCGTGTGCCGCGCTGCCTAGCTGCCATGTGTTTGGACTCGTTGGTTTCTGGGCTAGCTTGGCTGGCCGGATCACCCTCACGCGTAGGAGCATGTCGTACCACGGTTCCTCGCTGGATACGATAGAATATGAATATACGGGGGATAGTGCTCGAAAATGCTGGTGCGTGCCGTACTCTCTGCAGGAATTACGCCGCATTTGCAGCCGTGGTCGATACGGATTGACCATCTGCAGCACCTAGAGCAACTCCAGCCTCGTTCCCAAGGCCCCAAGGCGATTTTTTGTCCCGCCGTCAAAAAATCGGTCCAGTCGCGTTCCTAGGAACtcatttttcgccggctcgggccgaaattaaCGCCGGCGGACCCAACTCGAACCCagcgcgctggggggcgctcggGAGCGCCGGGCGAATATTTTGGCGCGAAAGCGCCATGGGCCAGCCCCGTCAGCGACTCGACTCGCTTCTCgtcgcttcgtcgtcctcatcgcctcgtttcccgcggcgaatcaatgccaaagctgcgcgcgctgccgcgccggtcaacctccattgatgcctcatgggcggcgcagtgaagaccgggcGACGCGCATCCCCTCGCCCGCCACGCCTCCCGCCACGCGTAACGCGCCGGCCAAGACTACCGcgcggcgcctccgcctatataagccgagaACCAGCGTGCCGGAGACACGCACAAACACTTCACCGCCGACACGCccacttcttccccttctcctctcgccgtctccagcTCAGAaggatggccgagcgcttcccaggcgacggcacGGCGGTGAATGGTTTCGGGCGGCGCCATCTGCACGAGGACGAGACTCGCCTcctcttcgaggccgagtacccggcctCGCCGGACATGCGGGTTCCCGGGGCGTGGcagatcagcgccggcggcgtgccggtgccaccaccaccaAACGGGGCGGCGcgacgtgcggagatcgcacgcatccgcgcgtccctgccgcgggcggcgagggaaggCCCGCGGTACATCCCCAACAGCCCGCTCTGGAAGCCCTACTTCCACCGCCGACACGCCGAGAAGCTCGAGGCGacgaacggcgtcgtgccctccggcaggctcaactccgaggaccggcgccggtggtggggcgtgcccggccgcacgctggaggccgtcctcgagtacatcgagggcggcaacacaccgcgcctcgagtaccccgctcccccgactTTCTCACGCCGCCATgggagctcctggacgccgaggcgTATGAAGCGGCCCggcgcatcctcctcctcctctggacgctcgtcgggctctccctgcctccgccctgtcaagccggagccccaggacacgccggtcagcgtgcgcacccgcagctccggcgtccgcatcggcgactccacccccccatccggccgcttcgtcctcgtcgagcccaagtcGGAGCCCAGCCTCcctgcggagtacgaggagatagcccggcgcggcttcccCGACGAGGACGTCCTGCAGTGGGCgcaggacgactacctccgcgacgagatggtccggcagcgccgggccctggaggagatcgaagCCCGCAAGcgcgggcgcgaggacgagcacggcatcgtcatcctcgacagcgacgacgacgaggacgcccccggaccgtccaaccggcCGCGCCAATCGGGAGAGGGATGCAGCAGAGACGGCGGcggctgtgacgcccggataatcaggctacagtaatcccacgttaacgatgccacgtcacctcacttactgttgataaactatcgatagttcaaaaccgattcaaaattcaaatttaaaataaagtcaaactagtaaggttttcaaatgtcaaaactaaaaagtacaaacggtgacagataatgcataggtaattaaggtgaagaaaccacatttttataaaatgtctgaatgctctaaaatgatttaagcagtagctaaaacaactagataaatgccttttgtattttataaaatactaaattattttatttgggggttaaacctttttgtgaccgaggtataattagtaatactaatttaggtgcaacttttatgttttataaaactaaaataatataaacttgtaaaaataaaaataagaaaagaaaagcaAACCAAATAAATAAATCAGGGGGGAAAACCCCCAGGCCAACTGGGCCAAATGGCCCAGCCGGTCAGCCCATTGGCCCATCTGGCCCCCTCACTCCCTTAACCCCCACTCCCCACCGAACCATAGGCACCGACACCCCACTCCCCTCCCCACTCGCGCCCCTACTCTCCCTCTCCCCCAATCCAATCGGAATCAGGCTTGAATGCCTCCGTCACCTCGCCCCGACGCCGCCGGGACTGAACCCGTCTTCGCCGGACCGCCCCGGCGCCACTCGCCAgcatcgccggcgccgccccatCGTCTCTTCCCCGCCggcctcctcgagccacgccgacCGGGACGACCGCACCGGATGCCATCGCCTACGTCCACCCCGCTGCCGGATCTCGTCGCCCCGCCGCACGTCATCGTCGTCCTCCTCTCCACGGatcgtccccgagcccactgccaTGCCCCTCCCGTTGCCCTGTGAGCCACCacctccctcctccctctcctcctctgtgcATGCGTGTCACCCTCACCGCGCGCTCGGCGCCTCACTCCGTCGTTGCGACGCACGGCCACGCGCGAGCCCGCACCCGTGCTTGGAGCTTACTCCGCCGTGGCCTCCCCCCCGTCACTGCCCGCGCCGTCCCGCTGTGCCCGACACCGCCTGCACGTGCAGCCACAGCACCTCGCCCGTCCGCCCCGCCCGCCTGCGCACGCGCGCCCACAACTTCGGTTCCTTCTGCCCCATCGCCCTGTTCCGGCCGGCGCTCGTGCGGCCCCTGGCCGCCGGCGCCCGCGCCCGGCTCTGCCGCGTCACCTTGGCGGGTTACGCCCGCACCCTGGGGCTCCGCCCCATTTCGCCAGCGCCCGTGCGCCCCCATGCACGTAACCCATTCGCCCGTTAGGCCCCTAgggccattgacatgtggggcccgcccccagaacgttttttaattaaaaaaacataaaataagtaaaaatgaattaataaaatttataattaattaattaattaattaattaattaattaattaattaattaagttaattaatcttatTTAATTAATCTGTTTGacttgttagtttaattaaacaataattagtttaactaaaccctaGTTATCTAAATAGAGTAtgataggtgggtcccactggacccacacgtcagtttgaccagtcaacacctctgttgactgttgacgtcatgatgacatcatgatgatgtctgcatgcactattctggataatgttggattaaattaaTTAGATAAAACCTAAAAATgattttaaaactttagaaaatcatataaaataaactgtagctcggatcaaaaaactttgtacatgaaagttgcttagaacaatgagacgaatccggatacacagcccgtttgtccgccacacatcgctagcatagcaaacatgcaactttcttcctccggttcatttgtcaaaaaatgcggaacaccggggatactttcccggatgtttccccccttcgctagTATCACCTCCTACTaccttaggtcacctctagcaccgcgtattgccgcgtctcgctttgtgatgctttgattgctctgttatttattgtgttccccctccgttacttctttctggtagacaccgagactgccggcgaccccagttcgactacggagttgacgacccctacttgccagagcaaccaggcaagcccccccttgatcaccaaatatcgcctattcttctctctactgcttgcattagagtagtgtagcatgttactgttcgcttactcctattctgttgcatagcctgtcattgttcctacagtcattgataccttacccgcaatcctaaatgcttagtataggatgctagtttatcatcattggccctacattcctgtcagtctgccttgctatactatcgggccgtgatcactcgggaggtgatcacgggtatatactatacatatacatatactatACAGCTGGTGACTAAAGTCGAGTTGGCtctttgagtacccgcaagtgattcagatatgggggctggaaggacaggtggctccatcccggtagaggtgggcctgggttcccgacggcccccaactgttactttgtggcggagcaacagggtaggttgagaccacctaggcgagaggtgggcctggctctggtcggcatccgcggttacttcataataacacgcttaacgagatcttggtatttgatctgagtctggccactggcctatacgcactaaccaactacgcgggaacagttatgggcactcgacgtcgtggtatcagca contains:
- the LOC119276239 gene encoding probable inactive receptor kinase At2g26730, which produces MPVAVSRAVLLAAVASLACLAFAEPPPSERSALLAFLTATPHERRLGWNTSTPACAWVGVTCDAAQSTVVQLRLPGVGLVGAIPPATIGRLPNLQVLSLRSNRIIGGIPDDLLHLSSLRAIFLQNNMISGAIPAGVGKLAALQRLVLSHNNLSGPIPFALNSLASLRSLRLEGNRLEGKIPSIANPELKDFNVSVNSLNGSIPQALARFPADSFAGNLQLCGKPLPPCSPFFPSPSPAPGMSPSDEPGAVSNKKRKLSGAAIAGIVVGAVVVALLLLAAIVLCARSRRRRGAREGAPKGTSAAATGQTRGVAPPASGDITGMTSSSKDDMGGGTSGSAAAAAVAAGAGTGEASRLVFLGKGAGYSFDLEDLLRASAEVLGKGSVGTSYKAVLEEGTTVVVKRLKDVAVARREFDAHMEALGRVEHRNLLPVRAYYFSKDEKLLVYDYLPNGSLSAMLHGSRGSGRTPMDWDARMRSALSASRGLAYLHSAHNLAHGNVKSSNVLLRPDYDAAALSDFCLHPIFAPSSIRAGAGGYRAPEVVDTRRPTFKADVYSLGVLLLELLTGKSPTHASLEGDGTLDLPRWVQSVVREEWTAEVFDVELVRLGASAEEEMVALLQVAMACVATVPDARPDAPDVVRMIEEIGGGHGQTTTEESARGTPEEERSRGTPPAAPTP